In one window of bacterium BMS3Abin08 DNA:
- the livF_1 gene encoding high-affinity branched-chain amino acid transport ATP-binding protein LivF, whose protein sequence is MFLNLTNIEAGYNAVKVLKGVSINVREGSIVALLGSNGAGKTTTLKVISGLLRVSSGKIEFGGEILNRCSPEGIVKLGIIHVPEGRKVFPNLTITENLRMGAFVRKDTSAIKEDLEKVWTMFPILRERAKQLAGSLSGGEQQMLAIARGLMARPRLMLLDEPSLGLAPKLVSEIFQIIKTINTNDKTSIMIVEQNARMALEIADFGYLLQVGKVVLSDSAQKLKENDAVVRSYLGRIKCKEAGGAGT, encoded by the coding sequence ATGTTTCTTAACCTGACTAATATTGAAGCCGGGTACAATGCCGTCAAGGTATTGAAGGGAGTCTCGATTAATGTCCGTGAAGGCTCTATAGTTGCGCTGTTAGGATCCAACGGTGCGGGTAAGACAACCACTTTAAAGGTTATTTCCGGGCTGCTTCGGGTTTCATCCGGGAAGATTGAATTTGGAGGAGAGATCCTCAACAGATGTTCCCCGGAGGGCATAGTTAAACTCGGCATTATACACGTCCCTGAGGGAAGGAAGGTTTTTCCTAACCTGACCATTACAGAGAACCTCAGAATGGGTGCATTTGTACGGAAAGACACCTCGGCAATAAAGGAGGACCTTGAAAAGGTCTGGACGATGTTTCCCATCCTCCGGGAGCGTGCGAAGCAGCTTGCCGGCTCTCTCAGCGGAGGAGAACAACAAATGCTTGCAATTGCAAGAGGACTAATGGCGCGTCCGAGGTTAATGCTGTTGGATGAACCGTCGTTAGGCCTGGCTCCCAAGCTTGTAAGTGAAATCTTTCAGATCATCAAGACAATTAATACGAATGATAAAACCTCTATCATGATTGTAGAGCAGAATGCCAGGATGGCGCTGGAAATTGCAGATTTCGGTTATCTCCTGCAGGTCGGCAAAGTCGTCCTGTCGGATTCAGCACAGAAATTGAAGGAGAACGATGCCGTTGTCCGCTCATATCTTGGGAGAATAAAGTGTAAGGAGGCAGGCGGAGCAGGAACTTAG
- the braC_1 gene encoding leucine-, isoleucine-, valine-, threonine-, and alanine-binding protein precursor — translation MRDFLRHIGKGVLLVSLLVLFTGLSIAYAGNDPGVTDDSILLGSYQPMTGKESTYFRMGKGADTWYRYVNEQGGINGRKIIFKMVDDSYNPSRTKVIVKRFIERDKVFAIADPLGSAPTAAVIDYIVKKKVPLVGAGTGAAKNVGYPSKYVFPLYPSYFLEGQQLVRFAAEQLGAKTVTLLYQNDPSGKSHLKGIKSVLKKYGVKLLVAEPYEKDELDVSSQVIKMKNANPDVQLCSCAPEHAARFFTERQKFGWKVPVEVVFFGQSPKVIELAGKDAVDGAYFTTIFRSPDSPDPKMRQFVRLLKKYYPNEEPDAIHMWGYAGAQVVTEALRRMGRNNITRDRFVETLESIRGWRGSLIPVVNIYKGNAPEHYLIRDLSWLVVKDGRFTTFTPKWMK, via the coding sequence ATGAGAGATTTTTTAAGGCACATAGGTAAGGGTGTATTGCTCGTTTCTCTGCTCGTGCTGTTTACCGGCCTTTCGATTGCTTATGCCGGCAATGATCCCGGTGTTACGGATGACAGTATTCTGCTGGGTTCCTACCAGCCGATGACCGGCAAGGAATCCACTTATTTCAGGATGGGGAAGGGGGCTGATACCTGGTATCGTTATGTTAACGAACAGGGTGGCATCAACGGACGCAAGATCATCTTCAAAATGGTTGACGACTCCTACAATCCTTCACGCACTAAAGTGATCGTTAAGCGGTTCATTGAACGGGATAAAGTCTTTGCCATTGCAGACCCGCTCGGTTCTGCTCCAACCGCTGCTGTTATTGACTATATTGTGAAGAAGAAGGTCCCCTTGGTCGGTGCCGGTACCGGGGCGGCAAAGAATGTCGGTTACCCGAGTAAGTATGTTTTCCCTCTCTATCCGAGCTATTTCTTGGAAGGACAGCAGTTAGTCCGTTTTGCTGCTGAGCAATTGGGAGCAAAAACCGTCACACTTCTTTACCAGAACGATCCATCCGGCAAGTCACATCTTAAAGGCATCAAGTCCGTGCTCAAGAAATACGGTGTCAAATTGCTTGTTGCCGAGCCATATGAAAAAGACGAGTTGGATGTCAGCTCGCAGGTTATCAAGATGAAGAATGCAAATCCCGACGTGCAGCTTTGTTCATGTGCACCCGAGCATGCGGCTAGATTCTTTACAGAGAGACAGAAGTTTGGTTGGAAGGTTCCCGTAGAGGTCGTGTTTTTCGGACAGAGCCCGAAGGTCATTGAACTGGCCGGGAAAGATGCGGTGGATGGAGCCTATTTTACAACCATTTTCAGGAGCCCTGATTCTCCTGATCCCAAGATGAGACAGTTCGTTAGGCTTTTAAAGAAGTACTATCCAAATGAAGAGCCCGATGCCATACACATGTGGGGTTATGCCGGCGCACAGGTTGTCACCGAGGCATTACGCAGGATGGGAAGGAACAATATTACCAGAGACCGTTTTGTTGAGACTTTGGAATCCATCAGGGGATGGCGCGGAAGCCTGATTCCCGTGGTGAACATCTATAAAGGAAATGCCCCCGAGCATTACCTCATAAGGGATCTCTCATGGCTGGTTGTTAAGGATGGCCGGTTTACAACCTTTACCCCGAAATGGATGAAATAG